From the genome of Bacteroidota bacterium:
AACGGCTCTCGTTACATAAAGCTGAAGATGTAGCCAAAAAGAATAAACGGGGAATCGTCATCGGTTCTGATACGATTGTAGTCATCGACAGTATAGTGTTGGGTAAACCTGTTTCGGAAGAGGATGCCAAACTGATGCTTCGCACACTCAGTGGGAGGACACATACAGTTTTTACCGGTTTTGCACTAGTTGATGTGAAAACGAAAAAATCATATATTGACTATGGAAAAACCGAAGTGACATTTCGAAGGTTGTCGGATCAAGAAATTGCAAATTATGTCGCATCCGGTTCACCTATGGATAAGGCGGGTGCGTACGGAATTCAGGATGATTTCGGTGCCGTATTTGTTGAAAAGATTG
Proteins encoded in this window:
- a CDS encoding Maf family protein, translating into MIITTEPIILASQSPRRAHLLTQIGLNFTVQPSGIIEEINPSHSSEENVQRLSLHKAEDVAKKNKRGIVIGSDTIVVIDSIVLGKPVSEEDAKLMLRTLSGRTHTVFTGFALVDVKTKKSYIDYGKTEVTFRRLSDQEIANYVASGSPMDKAGAYGIQDDFGAVFVEKIVGDYYTVVGFPLSKFYLAVTKFAHDLGYLKGTV